In one window of Ruminococcus albus AD2013 DNA:
- the argJ gene encoding bifunctional glutamate N-acetyltransferase/amino-acid acetyltransferase ArgJ, producing the protein MKEINKVVYNGYKYIDGGVCAAKGFKANGLYCGIKKAMDAAETPDGNESPVSNTKPDLCLVASDVMCSAAAVFTQNKVKGAPVTVSQKHLEKTGGKAQGFILNSKNANTCNADGEAKALKMCELAANKLGIKTEEMLIAQTGVIGQIMPIEPVEKAMDDLYSGLAYDGNEKAAIAIMTTDTVKKEVAVEFEIDGKTCHIGGMGKGSGMIHPNMATTLNVITTDCAVSPEMLKKALSEIVKVTYNCLSVDGDQSTNDTCAVMANGLAGNNEINAEGADFDKFKQGLFIIMSNITKMLAKDGEGATKLLECNVCGAKDQDDAIIIAKSVICSPLFKCAMFGADANWGRILCAVGYADAEFDINKVDVKIASKQGEIHVCENGAGIPFSEEEAKKILLEDEIFINVCVGDGEGKATAWGCDLTYDYVKINGDYRS; encoded by the coding sequence ATGAAAGAAATAAACAAGGTCGTATACAACGGCTACAAATATATCGATGGCGGCGTTTGTGCTGCTAAGGGTTTCAAAGCAAACGGTCTTTACTGCGGCATAAAGAAGGCAATGGATGCAGCTGAGACTCCTGACGGAAATGAAAGCCCTGTTTCAAACACCAAGCCTGATCTTTGTCTGGTGGCATCTGACGTTATGTGCAGTGCTGCGGCTGTTTTCACACAGAACAAGGTAAAGGGTGCGCCTGTAACTGTTTCGCAGAAGCATCTTGAAAAGACAGGCGGTAAGGCTCAGGGATTTATACTGAATTCAAAGAATGCCAACACCTGCAACGCTGACGGTGAAGCTAAGGCACTGAAAATGTGCGAACTGGCTGCAAACAAGCTGGGCATCAAGACCGAGGAAATGCTTATCGCTCAGACAGGCGTTATCGGTCAGATAATGCCGATAGAGCCTGTTGAAAAGGCTATGGACGATCTTTACAGCGGACTTGCTTATGACGGCAATGAAAAGGCTGCCATCGCAATAATGACTACCGATACCGTAAAGAAAGAGGTAGCTGTAGAGTTCGAGATAGACGGAAAGACCTGTCACATAGGCGGCATGGGCAAGGGCAGCGGCATGATACATCCTAACATGGCTACTACACTGAATGTCATCACCACTGACTGCGCAGTTAGTCCCGAGATGCTGAAAAAGGCTCTTAGTGAGATAGTTAAGGTAACTTACAACTGTCTTTCGGTTGACGGAGATCAGTCCACAAACGATACCTGTGCTGTTATGGCTAACGGTCTTGCAGGAAACAATGAGATCAATGCCGAGGGCGCTGATTTCGACAAGTTCAAGCAGGGTCTGTTCATCATAATGAGCAACATCACAAAGATGCTGGCTAAGGACGGCGAAGGCGCTACCAAGCTGCTGGAATGCAATGTATGCGGTGCTAAAGATCAGGACGATGCTATCATCATCGCTAAGAGCGTTATCTGTTCTCCCCTGTTCAAGTGTGCTATGTTCGGTGCTGACGCTAACTGGGGACGCATACTGTGTGCCGTCGGTTATGCAGATGCTGAGTTCGATATAAACAAGGTAGATGTTAAGATCGCATCAAAGCAGGGCGAGATACACGTTTGCGAGAACGGTGCGGGTATACCTTTCTCAGAGGAAGAAGCCAAGAAGATACTGCTCGAAGACGAGATATTCATAAATGTATGCGTAGGTGACGGCGAGGGCAAAGCCACTGCTTGGGGCTGTGACCTTACATATGATTACGTTAAGATAAACGGCGATTACAGAAGTTAA
- a CDS encoding TraX family protein: MENTLGNVFAPSEERGFINRNALKYIVIVAMLIDHIAELFESSIDPTVYHIMRFIGRLTGPTMAFFLAEGAKYTRDIAKYQKRLAIFAAVSWLPFLFANMGPQKLISAPFNLIFQSVIFTLFLGITAIRLWNSNRYDKQSKIILTVGLCLISVIGDWPIMDVLAPLFMYLYKDDKKKRYISVTLTYLPLMLMVIILSGIDKDLHTLGAVISNGWQKNWHQVGVLMVPLIIIFCYNGKGGKKNAFNKWFFYIFYPAHLLILGIIKWVVLA; encoded by the coding sequence ATGGAAAACACACTCGGAAATGTTTTTGCGCCGTCTGAGGAACGCGGATTCATCAACCGCAACGCGCTGAAATACATAGTTATCGTGGCTATGCTGATAGACCACATAGCTGAATTGTTCGAGAGTTCGATCGACCCTACAGTATACCACATAATGAGGTTCATAGGCAGACTTACGGGTCCGACCATGGCATTCTTTCTGGCGGAGGGTGCCAAGTATACGCGGGATATAGCTAAATATCAGAAAAGGCTTGCGATATTTGCTGCGGTATCATGGCTGCCATTCCTTTTCGCAAACATGGGACCCCAAAAGCTTATTTCGGCTCCATTTAATTTGATTTTTCAGAGTGTAATTTTCACGCTATTTCTGGGAATAACGGCTATCAGGCTTTGGAACAGCAATAGGTATGACAAACAATCGAAGATCATATTGACAGTTGGGCTATGTCTTATCTCGGTTATAGGCGATTGGCCGATAATGGATGTTCTTGCGCCGCTGTTTATGTATCTTTACAAAGATGATAAGAAGAAGCGTTACATCTCGGTTACGCTTACTTACCTGCCGCTGATGCTGATGGTTATCATATTAAGCGGCATAGATAAGGATTTGCATACTTTAGGTGCCGTCATTTCAAACGGTTGGCAAAAAAACTGGCATCAGGTGGGTGTACTTATGGTACCGCTGATAATAATTTTCTGCTACAATGGAAAAGGCGGAAAGAAGAATGCTTTCAACAAGTGGTTCTTCTATATATTCTACCCTGCACATCTGCTGATACTGGGCATCATTAAATGGGTAGTGCTTGCATAA
- a CDS encoding GyrI-like domain-containing protein: MAFDFKKEYKEYYMPPKKPVIVDVPEMSYIAVRGKGDPNEEDGEYKQAVGVLYAVAYTLKMSYKADHRIEGFFEYVVPPLEGLWKQDGSDSIDYSHKDGFQWVAMIRLPDFITKADFEWAVETATKKKKLDCSKAEYLTLNEGLCVQMMHIGSYDDEPASVEMMNRFIAEQGYVNDICEERQHHEIYLSDPRKTEPAKLKTVSRHPIKKG; encoded by the coding sequence ATGGCTTTCGATTTCAAGAAAGAATACAAAGAGTATTATATGCCGCCGAAAAAGCCTGTTATCGTCGATGTTCCCGAAATGAGCTACATCGCGGTGAGGGGCAAGGGCGACCCGAATGAAGAAGACGGCGAATACAAGCAGGCTGTCGGGGTGCTGTATGCTGTGGCGTACACGCTGAAAATGAGTTACAAGGCCGACCATAGAATAGAAGGATTTTTTGAGTATGTAGTACCTCCGCTGGAAGGTCTGTGGAAGCAGGACGGTTCGGACAGCATAGATTATTCCCACAAGGACGGCTTTCAGTGGGTCGCGATGATACGTCTGCCCGACTTTATAACCAAGGCGGACTTTGAGTGGGCGGTGGAAACTGCCACGAAAAAGAAAAAGCTTGACTGTTCAAAGGCTGAATACCTCACGCTTAATGAGGGGCTTTGTGTGCAGATGATGCATATCGGTTCTTACGATGACGAGCCCGCATCTGTTGAGATGATGAACAGATTCATCGCAGAACAGGGTTATGTCAATGATATATGTGAAGAAAGACAGCATCACGAGATCTATCTTTCAGACCCGCGAAAAACTGAGCCCGCGAAGCTCAAAACGGTCAGCAGGCACCCTATTAAAAAAGGCTAA
- the argB gene encoding acetylglutamate kinase, translating into MDISNSIRSQILSDALPYIQKYHDKVVVVKYGGNAMTNEALKEAVMSDIVLLSEVGIKVVLVHGGGPEINAMLKRVGIESKFINGLRYTDKETMDIVKMVLCGKLNKELVSALQLHGGNALGLCGCDGRLIIADKLDRDDGEDYGYVGEIKKVTTKPILDALKDGYVPIISTVGIGEDGQSYNINADTAASRIASCLRAEKLILMTDIVGLLKDKDDDSTLIPQVNVSEVPFLKKSGIISGGMIPKIDCCVEAVRRGVKRTSIIDGRVPHSILIELLTNEGIGTQFN; encoded by the coding sequence ATGGATATTTCAAACAGCATAAGAAGTCAGATACTCAGTGATGCTTTGCCTTACATACAGAAGTATCACGATAAGGTAGTTGTTGTAAAATACGGCGGAAATGCCATGACTAACGAAGCTCTTAAAGAGGCTGTCATGAGCGATATCGTTCTGCTTAGCGAAGTTGGCATAAAGGTCGTGCTGGTACACGGCGGCGGCCCCGAGATAAATGCTATGCTCAAGAGAGTCGGCATTGAGAGCAAATTCATCAACGGTCTGAGATACACCGACAAGGAGACTATGGATATAGTCAAGATGGTACTTTGCGGCAAGCTTAACAAGGAGCTTGTATCGGCTTTGCAGCTTCACGGCGGAAATGCACTGGGACTCTGCGGATGCGACGGCAGATTGATCATCGCTGATAAGCTTGACCGTGATGACGGCGAGGACTACGGCTATGTCGGTGAGATAAAGAAGGTCACCACAAAGCCCATACTTGACGCACTGAAAGATGGCTATGTGCCGATAATCTCCACTGTAGGTATCGGCGAGGACGGACAGAGCTACAATATCAATGCTGATACTGCGGCTTCGAGAATAGCTTCCTGCCTGAGAGCTGAAAAGCTTATACTCATGACAGATATCGTTGGTCTGCTGAAGGACAAGGACGATGACAGCACACTTATCCCTCAGGTAAATGTGAGCGAAGTGCCTTTCCTGAAGAAGTCGGGCATAATCAGCGGCGGTATGATACCCAAGATAGACTGCTGCGTGGAGGCAGTCAGACGCGGCGTCAAGAGGACCTCCATAATCGATGGCAGAGTTCCCCACTCGATACTTATCGAGCTGCTTACAAATGAGGGCATCGGTACACAGTTCAACTGA